In Larimichthys crocea isolate SSNF chromosome IV, L_crocea_2.0, whole genome shotgun sequence, a genomic segment contains:
- the gtf3c5 gene encoding general transcription factor 3C polypeptide 5 has product MADSRELKLDFTLKELTLSDRSEDVDVPGSSSTVELRDSKLVCVEYPAVVSSVDKMLDTLGGEQGVSKTFAHPNRRLELRFRPQDPFCHSLCGNRFPSSNLLLRVRRRVRKKDPSDAEIHMDILGVIGTTYKFQGLADFQCLAVHSEGGKDTSLYDKIILRKSENQEFFEQPMPYFLPPAIFSRLDSPVDYFYRTDSSQKSLQLPTNKKNVIGLNRARRPHNAIFVSFCDPTVPTECLEAAKINWTRVCLKEHDKQAEEQLKQMFESRPIWSRNAVKANINIHPDKLKLLLPVFAYYMVTGPWRSLWVRLGYDPRKSRESKKYQMLDFRIRCSTKDGYSLSDMPVKAKRSALNYSLPITFNKAGPQPASVMELPAQEGPSTSRDSNPVTYQLKESSYVFREGMLPPHRQMFYQLCDLDVASIKDVIEENGGNEQACDERDGWCVLGTTDKLRDMISAMIRKVIRVQKPALPQFPKKRRCIGLSLKSPGRDVDTEEEVQDDENKDDEEEDKDDEFQPSEGSENEMETEILDYI; this is encoded by the exons ATGGCGGATTCCCGGGAGCTGAAGCTGGACTTCACCCTGAAAGAGCTGACTCTGTCCGACCGGTCTGAAGACGTCGACGTGCCCGGCAGCTCGTCCACCGTGGAGCTGCGGGACAGCAAGCTGGTGTGTGTGGAGTATCCGGCGGTGGTCTCCAGCGTGGACAAGATGCTGGACACTCTCGGGGGTGAACAAGGAGTGTCCAAA ACCTTCGCTCACCCCAACAGACGTCTTGAGCTGCGTTTCCGACCTCAGGACCCGTTCTGTCATTCTCTCTGTGGAAACCGCTTCCCCTCAAGCAACCTCCTCCTCAGAGTGCGGCGGCGGGTCAGAAAAAAAGATCCCAGCGATGCTGAGATCCACATGGACATACTCGGAGTCATAGGAACAACATACAAATTCCAAG gcCTGGCAGACTTTCAGTGCCTAGCCGTGCATTCAGAGGGTGGAAAAGACACGTCTTTGTATGACAAAATCATCCTCCGAAAATCAGAGAATCAGGAGTTCTTTGAGCAGCCCATGCCTTACTTTCTTCCCCCGGCCATCTTCTCACGCCTCGACAGCCCTGTGGATTATTTCTACCGGACTGACAGCTCTCAAAAGTCACT CCAGCTGCCCACGAACAAGAAGAATGTTATTGGTTTGAATCGCGCTCGACGGCCCCACAATGCCATTTTTGTAAGCTTCTGTGATCCCACTGTGCCCACCGAGTGCCTCGAGGCAGCCAAGATCAACTGGACACGAGTCTGCCTGAAAGAGCATGACAAGCAGGCTGAAGAACAACTGAAACAG ATGTTTGAGAGTCGACCCATCTGGTCACGGAACGCAGTCAAAGCCAACATCAACATCCACCCTGATAAACTGAAACTGTTGCTGCCCGTCTTTGCCTACTACATG GTGACAGGACCGTGGAGGAGTCTGTGGGTGAGGCTGGGCTATGACCCTCGAAAGAGTAGAGAGTCTAAGAAGTACCAGATGCTGGACTTCAGGATCCGCTGTAGCACCAAGGATG GGTATTCATTATCGGACATGCCagtaaaagcaaagaggagTGCCCTAAACTACAGTCTGCCCATCACATTCAACAAAGCAG gtccACAGCCAGCTAGTGTGATGGAACTTCCAGCTCAGGAGGGTCCAAGCACCAGTCGAGATTCAAACCCAGTCACCTACCAGCTGAAG GAGTCATCGTATGTTTTCAGAGAAGGCATGCTGCCTCcccacagacagatgttttacCAGCTCTGTGATTTGGATGTGGCAAG TATCAAAGATGTGATCGAGGAGAACGGTGGGAATGAGCAGGCCTGCGACGAGAGAGACGGCTGGTGTGTTCTTGGCACCACAGACAAGCTGAGGGACATGATCTCAGCCATGATCAGGAAGGTCATCAGAGTCCAGAAACCAG CGCTGCCACAATTCCCCAAGAAACGCAGATGCATAGGCCTGAGTTTAAAATCCCCAGGAAGAGATGTGGATACAGAGGAAGAGGTGCAGGATGACGAGAAcaaggatgatgaagaggaagataAAGATGATGAGTTTCAGCCATCGGAGGGTAGCGAAAatgagatggagacagaaatacTGGATTATATTTAA
- the cel.2 gene encoding bile salt-activated lipase isoform X2, whose amino-acid sequence MIKMAKLGILVAVAVFLEMVSATSLGVVNTEGGRVEGENIRLGFRRHMDIFRGIPFADIPGRFEKPKRHPGWDGVLKATEYRKRCLQVNLIMTDTRGSEDCLYLNIWVPHGRSVSTGLPVMVWLYGGGFLAGGSMGANFLDNYLYSGQEIADRGNVIIVTLGYRVGTLGFLSTGDSSLPGNYGLWDQHAAIAWVNRNIRSFGGDPDNITIFGESAGGAGVSFQTLTPHNKGLFKRAISQSGVALCPWAVNKNPRKFAEEIALKVNCPTDDTMAACLKMTDPALLTLAGSLSLSSSPDHPLIGNLALSPVIDGDFLPDEPYNLFHNAADIDYIAGVNDMDGHVFTGLDVPSINKPLIDTTVEDVKRLLASYTKEKGKAGLDNAYSTYTSTWGSNPSKKTIKKTVVDIGTDYIFLVPTQAALHLHAANATTGRTYSYLFSQPNRMGSIGFPYPIWMGADHADDLQYVFGKPFTTPRAYWPRHRDVSGYMIAYWTNFAKTGDPNKGDLSVPTTWPQFTSTGQQFLEINSKMDKSYVHQKMRIRYVHFWTSVLPNLPIIYTE is encoded by the exons ATGATCAAGATGGCGAAGCTGGGAATATTGGTAGCTGTTGCCGTGTTTCTGGAGATGGTCTCTGCGACCTCT CTCGGGGTGGTGAACACAGAGGGAGGTAGGGTGGAGGGTGAGAACATTCGTCTTGGTTTCCGCCGTCACATGGACATCTTCAGGGGGATTCCCTTTGCTGACATTCCTGGAAGGTTTGAGAAACCGAAGCGTCATCCTGGCTGGGACG GTGTTCTGAAGGCCACTGAGTACAGGAAGAGATGTCTCCAGGTGAACCTTATCATGACTGACACCAGAGGCAGTGAAGACTGTCTTTACCTTAACATCTGGGTTCCTCACGGACGCTCAG TGTCCACTGGCCTGCCCGTCATGGTCTGGCTCTATGGAGGAGGCTTCCTGGCTGGAGGGTCAATGGGTGCTAACTTCCTGGACAACTATCTGTACAGTGGGCAGGAGATTGCAGACAGAGGAAATGTTATTATTGTGACGCTGGGATATCGTGTGGGGACTCTGGGTTTCTTGAGCACTGGAGACTCTAGCTTACCTG GAAACTATGGTCTTTGGGACCAGCACGCTGCCATCGCCTGGGTGAACAGGAACATCCGCTCATTTGGAGGAGACCCTGACAACATCACCATCTTtggagagtctgcaggtggagctggtgTCAGCTTCCAG ACTCTCACACCCCACAACAAAGGACTGTTCAAAAGAGCCATCTCCCAGAGTGGGGTCGCTCTTTGCCCTTGGGCTGTCAACAAGAACCCCCGCAAGTTTGCTGAGGAG ATTGCTCTGAAGGTGAACTGCCCCACTGATGACACTATGGCTGCCTGTTTGAAGATGACTGATCCTGCACTCCTTACGTTGGCTggctctctcagtctgtctagCTCACCTGATC ACCCCCTTATAGGAAACTTGGCCCTGTCCCCTGTGATTGATGGTGACTTCCTGCCGGATGAGCCCTACAACTTATTCCATAATGCAGCTGACATCGACTACATTGCTGGAGTCAACGACATGGACGGACATGTCTTTACTGGTTTAGACGTTCCGTCAATCAATAAACCTCTGATAGACACCACTGT TGAGGATGTGAAGAGACTCCTGGCTTCATACACTAAGGAGAAGGGCAAGGCTGGTTTGGACAATGCCTACTCCACATACACCTCAACCTGGGGATCAAATCCCAGTAAGAAGACCATCAAGAAAACTGTTGTGGACATTGGAACAGACTACATCTTCCTGGTTCCTACTCAGGCTGCCCTCCACCTTCATGCTGCCAATGCCAC GACTGGCCGTACCTACTCCTACCTGTTCTCTCAGCCCAATCGTATGGGCAGCATTGGCTTTCCCTACCCCATCTGGATGGGAGCCGACCACGCTGATGATCTGCAGTACGTGTTCGGAAAGCCTTTCACCACACCACGGGCATACTGGCCTCGCCACCGTGATGTCTCTGGCTACATGATTGCCTACTGGACCAACTTTGCCAAAACCGG AGACCCCAATAAAGGAGATCTGAGTGTGCCCACTACCTGGCCTCAATTCACCTCCACTGGACAGCAGTTCTTGGAGATCAATTCTAAGATGGACAAGAGCTATGTGCATCAGAAGATGAGAATACGTTACGTGCATTTCTGGACCAGTGTCCTTCCCAACCTTCCCATAATCTACACAGAATAA
- the cel.2 gene encoding bile salt-activated lipase isoform X3: protein MIKMAKLGILVAVAVFLEMVSATSLGVVYTEGGMVEGENIRLGFRHHMDIFRGIPFADIPGRFEKPKRHPGWDGVLKATEYRKRCLQVNLIMTDTRGSEDCLYLNIWVPHGRSVSTGLPVMVWIYGGGFLAGGSMGANFLDNYLYSGQEIADRGNVIIVTLGYRVGTLGFLSTGDSSLPGNYGLWDQHAAIAWVNRNIRSFGGDPDNITIFGESAGGGSVSFQTLTPHNKGLFKRAISQSGVALCPWAVNKNPRKFAEEIALKVNCPTDDTMAACLKMTDPALLTLAGSLSLSSSPDHPLVGNLALSPVIDGDFLPDEPYNLFHNAADIDYIAGVNDMDGHLFTGLDVPSINSPLIDTSVEDVKRLLASYTKEKGKAGLDNAYSTYTSTWGSNPSRETIKKTVVEIGTDYIFLVPTQAALHLHAANATTGRTYSYLFSQPNRMGGIGRPYPSWMGADHADDLQYVFGKPFTTPLAYWPRHRDVSGYMIAYWTNFAKTGDPNKGDLSVPATWPQFTSTGQQFLEINSKMDKSYVHQKMRVRYVHFWTSVLPNLPIIYTE from the exons ATGATCAAGATGGCGAAGCTGGGAATATTGGTAGCTGTTGCCGTGTTTCTGGAGATGGTCTCTGCGACCTCT CTCGGGGTGGTGTACACAGAGGGAGGTATGGTGGAGGGTGAGAACATTCGTCTTGGTTTCCGCCATCACATGGACATCTTCAGGGGGATTCCCTTTGCTGACATTCCTGGAAGGTTTGAGAAACCAAAGCGTCATCCTGGCTGGGACG GTGTTCTGAAGGCCACTGAGTACAGGAAGAGATGTCTCCAGGTGAACCTTATCATGACTGACACCAGAGGCAGTGAAGACTGTCTTTACCTTAACATCTGGGTTCCTCACGGACGCTCAG TGTCCACTGGCCTGCCCGTCATGGTCTGGATCTATGGAGGAGGCTTCCTGGCTGGAGGGTCAATGGGTGCTAACTTCCTGGACAACTATCTGTACAGTGGGCAGGAGATTGCAGACAGAGGAAATGTTATTATTGTGACGCTGGGATATCGTGTGGGGACTCTGGGTTTCTTGAGCACTGGAGACTCTAGCTTACCTG GAAACTATGGTCTTTGGGACCAGCACGCTGCCATCGCCTGGGTGAACAGGAACATCCGCTCATTTGGAGGAGACCCTGACAACATCACCATCTTtggagagtctgcaggtggaggtagTGTCAGCTTCCAG ACTCTCACACCCCACAACAAAGGACTGTTCAAAAGAGCCATCTCCCAGAGTGGGGTCGCTCTTTGCCCTTGGGCTGTCAACAAGAACCCCCGCAAGTTTGCTGAGGAG ATTGCTCTGAAGGTGAACTGCCCCACTGATGACACTATGGCTGCCTGTTTGAAGATGACTGATCCTGCACTCCTTACGTTGGCTggctctctcagtctgtctagCTCACCTGATC ACCCCCTTGTAGGAAACTTGGCCCTGTCCCCTGTGATTGATGGTGACTTCCTGCCGGATGAGCCCTACAACTTATTCCACAATGCAGCTGACATCGACTACATTGCTGGAGTCAACGACATGGACGGACACCTCTTTACTGGTTTAGATGTTCCGTCAATAAATTCCCCTCTGATAGACACCTCTGT TGAGGATGTGAAGAGACTCCTGGCTTCGTACACTAAGGAGAAAGGCAAGGCTGGTTTGGACAATGCCTACTCCACATACACCTCAACCTGGGGATCAAATCCCAGTAGGGAGACcattaaaaaaactgttgtgGAGATTGGAACAGACTACATCTTCCTGGTTCCTACTCAGGCTGCCCTCCACCTTCATGCTGCCAATGCCAC GACTGGCCGTACCTACTCCTACCTGTTCTCTCAGCCCAATCGTATGGGCGGCATTGGCAGGCCCTACCCCAGCTGGATGGGAGCCGACCACGCTGATGACCTGCAGTACGTGTTCGGAAAGCCTTTCACCACACCACTCGCGTACTGGCCTCGCCACCGTGATGTCTCTGGCTACATGATCGCCTACTGGACCAACTTTGCCAAAACTGG AGACCCCAATAAAGGAGATCTAAGCGTGCCCGCTACCTGGCCTCAATTCACCTCCACTGGACAGCAGTTCTTGGAGATCAATTCTAAGATGGACAAGAGCTATGTGCATCAGAAGATGAGAGTACGTTACGTGCATTTCTGGACCAGTGTCCTTCCCAACCTTCCCATAATCTACACAGAATAA
- the cel.2 gene encoding bile salt-activated lipase isoform X1, with amino-acid sequence MVKMAKLGILVAVAVFLETVSATSLGVVYTEGGMVEGENIRLGFRHHMDIFRGIPFADIPGRFEKPKRHPGWDGVLKATEYRKRCLQVNLIMTDTRGSEDCLYLNIWVPHGRSVSTGLPVMVWIYGGGFLAGGSMGANFLDNYLYSGQEIADRGNVIIVTLGYRVGTLGFLSTGDSSLPGNYGLWDQHAAIAWVNRNIRSFGGDPDNITIFGESAGGGSVSFQTLTPHNKGLFKRAISQSGVALCPWAVNKNPRKFAEEIALKVNCPTDDTMAACLKMTDPALLTLAGSLSLSSSPDHPLVGNLALSPVIDGDFLPDEPYNLFHNAADIDYIAGVNDMDGHLFTGLDVPSINSPLIDTSVEDVKRLLASYTKEKGKAGLDNAYSTYTSTWGSNPSRETIKKTVVEIGTDYIFLVPTQAALHLHAANATTGRTYSYLFSQPNRMGGIGRPYPSWMGADHADDLQYVFGKPFTTPLAYWPRHRDVSGYMIAYWTNFAKTGDPNKGDLSVPATWPQFTSTGQQFLEINSKMDKSYVHQKMRVRYVHFWTSVLPNLPIIYTE; translated from the exons ATGGTCAAGATGGCGAAGCTCGGGATATTGGTagctgttgctgtgtttctggAGACGGTCTCTGCGACCTCT CTCGGGGTGGTGTACACAGAGGGAGGTATGGTGGAGGGTGAGAACATTCGTCTTGGTTTCCGCCATCACATGGACATCTTCAGGGGGATTCCCTTTGCTGACATTCCTGGAAGGTTTGAGAAACCAAAGCGTCATCCTGGCTGGGACG GTGTTCTGAAGGCCACTGAGTACAGGAAGAGATGTCTCCAGGTGAACCTTATCATGACTGACACCAGAGGCAGTGAAGACTGTCTTTACCTTAACATCTGGGTTCCTCACGGACGCTCAG TGTCCACTGGCCTGCCCGTCATGGTCTGGATCTATGGAGGAGGCTTCCTGGCTGGAGGGTCAATGGGTGCTAACTTCCTGGACAACTATCTGTACAGTGGGCAGGAGATTGCAGACAGAGGAAATGTTATTATTGTGACGCTGGGATATCGTGTGGGGACTCTGGGTTTCTTGAGCACTGGAGACTCTAGCTTACCTG GAAACTATGGTCTTTGGGACCAGCACGCTGCCATCGCCTGGGTGAACAGGAACATCCGCTCATTTGGAGGAGACCCTGACAACATCACCATCTTtggagagtctgcaggtggaggtagTGTCAGCTTCCAG ACTCTCACACCCCACAACAAAGGACTGTTCAAAAGAGCCATCTCCCAGAGTGGGGTCGCTCTTTGCCCTTGGGCTGTCAACAAGAACCCCCGCAAGTTTGCTGAGGAG ATTGCTCTGAAGGTGAACTGCCCCACTGATGACACTATGGCTGCCTGTTTGAAGATGACTGATCCTGCACTCCTTACGTTGGCTggctctctcagtctgtctagCTCACCTGATC ACCCCCTTGTAGGAAACTTGGCCCTGTCCCCTGTGATTGATGGTGACTTCCTGCCGGATGAGCCCTACAACTTATTCCACAATGCAGCTGACATCGACTACATTGCTGGAGTCAACGACATGGACGGACACCTCTTTACTGGTTTAGATGTTCCGTCAATAAATTCCCCTCTGATAGACACCTCTGT TGAGGATGTGAAGAGACTCCTGGCTTCGTACACTAAGGAGAAAGGCAAGGCTGGTTTGGACAATGCCTACTCCACATACACCTCAACCTGGGGATCAAATCCCAGTAGGGAGACcattaaaaaaactgttgtgGAGATTGGAACAGACTACATCTTCCTGGTTCCTACTCAGGCTGCCCTCCACCTTCATGCTGCCAATGCCAC GACTGGCCGTACCTACTCCTACCTGTTCTCTCAGCCCAATCGTATGGGCGGCATTGGCAGGCCCTACCCCAGCTGGATGGGAGCCGACCACGCTGATGACCTGCAGTACGTGTTCGGAAAGCCTTTCACCACACCACTCGCGTACTGGCCTCGCCACCGTGATGTCTCTGGCTACATGATCGCCTACTGGACCAACTTTGCCAAAACTGG AGACCCCAATAAAGGAGATCTAAGCGTGCCCGCTACCTGGCCTCAATTCACCTCCACTGGACAGCAGTTCTTGGAGATCAATTCTAAGATGGACAAGAGCTATGTGCATCAGAAGATGAGAGTACGTTACGTGCATTTCTGGACCAGTGTCCTTCCCAACCTTCCCATAATCTACACAGAATAA